One window of the Armatimonadota bacterium genome contains the following:
- the kdsA gene encoding 3-deoxy-8-phosphooctulonate synthase, translating into MNVVKVGQLSIGMDGAPPALIAGPCVIESLDLCREVAACAREVCARLGLPYIFKASFDKANRTAGASFRGRGLDAGLAVLAAIKEEYGVPVLTDVHESWQCAPVGEVCDLLQIPAFLCRQTDLLVAAAETGRAVNIKKGQFLAPWDAVNIVHKVEAAGNRNILLTERGASFGYNTLVVDYTGIPIMRDFGYPVVFDATHSVQLPGGGPGGSVSGGRRQFVPHLARAAAAVGVDALFLEIHPDPEKALSDAATMLPLRDLEALMQQVVQIDRVVKPQLLQAQ; encoded by the coding sequence GTGAACGTCGTAAAGGTTGGGCAGCTCTCAATTGGAATGGACGGTGCGCCACCCGCCTTGATCGCGGGGCCGTGCGTCATCGAGAGCCTGGATCTTTGCCGTGAAGTTGCTGCGTGTGCCCGGGAGGTATGCGCCCGCCTAGGCCTTCCTTATATCTTTAAGGCTAGTTTCGATAAAGCCAACAGAACTGCCGGCGCCTCGTTCAGAGGCCGCGGACTCGATGCCGGGTTGGCGGTGCTTGCTGCCATCAAAGAGGAGTATGGCGTACCTGTGCTGACCGATGTACATGAGTCGTGGCAGTGTGCGCCGGTCGGCGAGGTCTGCGACCTGCTGCAAATCCCGGCGTTTCTGTGCCGCCAGACCGACCTCTTAGTAGCCGCTGCCGAAACTGGCCGCGCCGTGAACATCAAGAAGGGCCAGTTCCTGGCTCCATGGGATGCTGTCAACATCGTCCATAAAGTGGAAGCAGCCGGGAACCGTAACATCCTGCTCACAGAGCGTGGCGCCAGTTTCGGCTACAACACGCTGGTGGTGGACTACACCGGGATTCCAATCATGCGGGACTTCGGCTATCCCGTCGTGTTCGACGCGACGCACAGCGTGCAGCTGCCAGGTGGCGGGCCCGGCGGTTCGGTAAGCGGTGGCCGTCGCCAATTCGTGCCGCATCTCGCCCGCGCCGCAGCGGCTGTGGGGGTGGACGCCCTGTTCCTGGAAATACACCCGGACCCGGAGAAGGCGCTCTCGGATGCGGCAACCATGCTTCCGCTTCGCGACCTTGAAGCCCTGATGCAACAGGTCGTCCAAATCGACCGCGTCGTCAAACCGCAACTACTGCAAGCGCAGTGA